The sequence TCAACATCCGCTACGTGCATCCCGAGACCTACCGTGCTTACCTCGGCGTCATCCGGTTGGCCTGGTGGATCATGATCGGGCTGAACGGCGCGGCGATCATCGCCCTGCTGGTCTACGGGCTGACGGTGCCCATGCGCTGGGTCCGCTCACTGCGCGCCCGTCGCAAGCTGCAGTGGTTTCTGTGGGGGATGGTCGCGGGTATCGGTCCGTTCCTGATCGCCAGCTACATCCCGTTCCAGGTGCTGCGCCTCTTCGACCTGCCGGTGCAGCGGATCATGCTGACCGTGACCACGCCGTTCATGATCCTGGTGCCGCTGTCCACGGCCGTGGCCATCCTGCGGTACCAGCTTTTGGATATCGATTTTCTCATCTGGCGCAGCGTTCGCTTCATCGCCGCCCTCCTGGCGGTGATGCTGGGCGGGACCCTGGCGACCATGGTCATCCTGCGGTGGATCTGGCCCGCGGGGTGGTCGCCGCTGTACGTCTATCTCATCATCCCGGTGATGACCATCCTGACGTTCCCGTACACCGAGCGCCTGATGGCCCGCTTCATCACCCAGCGTTACAAGGAATTCGACTACGACCTGCTCGAGACGATGGAGAAGTACTCCGCCCAGCTTTGCGACACGGTCTCCCGCGAGCAGATCATGAACCTGACCGCCCGCCTGACCCTGCGGTTGCTGACCCCTGAATGGCTGTTGTTCGTCTTCCGCGACCGCGACGGGCGCACCGTGCCCACCCACTGGGTCAACATCCCTGACAGTTTTCTCACCCTGCTGAACCAGAAGCGGTTCGACGACGTGTTCGGACCCGGCGACTCCGACGGCACCACAACGCTGGCCATCAACCCGGTGGTGGCGGACTTCCGGCTGGCGGTGCCCATCCACGCCGCCGGGTGCTCTCGGGGGCTACTGATGCTGGGCCGCAAGAAGGGCGGAGGCGACTACACCGTCAAGGACCAGCGATTCCTGAACATCGTGGCCGACCAGGTGGGCATCGCCCTGCGCAGCATCAACGAGATGGACAACCTGGCCAAGGAGATCCAGGCCAGCGGCCAGGAGAGCCTGAAGTCGTTCTGGGACCGCCTGCAGTCGCTGCGCGTCGAGAAGGACCAGCTGGAAAAGATGGCCATGACCGATCCGTTGACTGGCTGCGGCAACCGGCGGTTCTTCTACAACGCGCTGCAGCGGGAGTGCCACCGGGCGATCCGTTTTGGCGAAACCTTCGGGCTGGCCATGATGGACCTGGATCACTTCAAACAGGTCAACGACGCCTACGGCCACGCTGCCGGCGACCATGTCCTGCGGGAGGTGGCCGAGGTGACCCGCCGGGCGGTCCGGAACACGGACATCCTGTGCCGGTTCGGCGGCGAGGAATTCGTGCTGATTCTCGCCTACGTGGACAAGGAAAGCCTGTACATCGTCTCCGAGAAGATCCGGCAGGCGATCGAAGCGACCACCTTCGCCTACGGCAGCTTCAAGCTGCGGATCGCGGTCAGCATCGGCTCCACCATCGTCTCCGGGCAGCACGGCGTGGTGGATTCCGAACAGGTGGTCAACCGGGCCGACCGAGCCATGTATTTCGCCAAGTACCACGGCCGCAACCAGAGCGTCCTGTACGAGGACCTGCCCCAGGAGTGGAAGTTCATCGAGAGTTGACCACCCGCCGCCGCCGGACGCTTGCCTCCACCGGCGCCTTCGGTTACAATCACTATCAGTCAACACTTTCATCCATCGGTGTGAGTCTGCGCGCATCCGGGACTATCGACCGGCCCGCCGGCGGATCCCGTAGCCGGAAAGCGGGAGGCCGGCGCGCGACAAGGAGGGGCATCATGAGACGGATCACCGCCATCATCGGCTGGATCGCCGTC comes from Acidobacteriota bacterium and encodes:
- a CDS encoding diguanylate cyclase, with product MSRWHLVLILILVLGAGLITIYANLRLHQYPFLPFTTQWQGDTLVVTEAPAGSPFQAGDRFVSVDGLAVAGIGHLFSLNDIVRAGSWHNIRVERDGRQVQIDLIPDPVFPDFLPWVALVVSLAVLVIALGTFLIKPGAPAILNFVVAQAGLAVLIGTLQPTDYASSLIYWFFFFITPVLFFRLLAILPEEEALRQQLQPRVQQMVGLGLVLAIVAMLVINIRYVHPETYRAYLGVIRLAWWIMIGLNGAAIIALLVYGLTVPMRWVRSLRARRKLQWFLWGMVAGIGPFLIASYIPFQVLRLFDLPVQRIMLTVTTPFMILVPLSTAVAILRYQLLDIDFLIWRSVRFIAALLAVMLGGTLATMVILRWIWPAGWSPLYVYLIIPVMTILTFPYTERLMARFITQRYKEFDYDLLETMEKYSAQLCDTVSREQIMNLTARLTLRLLTPEWLLFVFRDRDGRTVPTHWVNIPDSFLTLLNQKRFDDVFGPGDSDGTTTLAINPVVADFRLAVPIHAAGCSRGLLMLGRKKGGGDYTVKDQRFLNIVADQVGIALRSINEMDNLAKEIQASGQESLKSFWDRLQSLRVEKDQLEKMAMTDPLTGCGNRRFFYNALQRECHRAIRFGETFGLAMMDLDHFKQVNDAYGHAAGDHVLREVAEVTRRAVRNTDILCRFGGEEFVLILAYVDKESLYIVSEKIRQAIEATTFAYGSFKLRIAVSIGSTIVSGQHGVVDSEQVVNRADRAMYFAKYHGRNQSVLYEDLPQEWKFIES